The DNA region GGCGATCGCGCGGTTTATGCACCGAAAGTTGGTCTCGGCCCCCAATTTTAATTTCTGCTGTTTGAAGAATTAATCAAAAAAGGTCTCAGTTTCGGCTGGGGTCTTTTTTATTTATGGGCGATCGCCTACAACCTCTCAATTTTGTGGTGTTATAGACTTTTAGATATCTGTCGCCTTCAATTAATTTTTCTGCCCATGCGCGTATTTATTCAAGACGATATTTTATGTATTGAAAAAGATGATGTGCCACCTTTCAAAAAAGGCGGATCTGTTGTGAGAAATAGTTATTTTTGGGCATTAAAGTCAATCTCTTGTTATGCCCCACGAGAAGACAATTGGGAATTTGATCAAGAGGTGTGGATTGCCCTTGCCAGAATGCTTATGGCCTTTACGGAATCAGGTTATCTTGGCTACTCTGAAACCTGCCTAAAATTCCCAGAAGACACACCAATTCCAGATGTTTTGCGTTCTGTTTCTAGCTATTTATAACGTTGTAAATATTAGTCACTCGCTTCCCAAAAAACAATTGAATCATTTAAGGGTTGTAGGGTGGTGCCAGGATAATAGAAATCTAGAATTTTTGCGGCTGACCAACCTAAGTTTGCAAGGTTATAAGAGCCATATTGACTCATGCCAACGCCATGGCCAAAACCACCACCGATAAATGTATACCCCGTGATTTGTTGCTGGGCATTTTTGGTAGGTTGCAAATAAAATAATGTGCTCCGTGGTGGCCCTAATGCACTTCGGATTTCATTTTTTAGCAGTTTAACAATACCTTTATCGGTTGTGACATCCAACTCTAAAACTCGACCGGAGGGCGATCGCCGAATAATTTCAAGCTTCTGAACTGACTTAATGCCTTCGAGCGGATGCTGGGTTTTTTCGAGATATTTTTGGAGAGTAGTAGCGAGTTCAGCTAAGGTGGCGGAACGTTCCCAACGGAATACATTACGGCCAGTCTCATTAAACCCTTCGTCGAGGGCGATAAATTTACGGAAGGTTTGCTCATCAGCAAGGGATGCGGAACCGAGATCCCATACTTGATTGGGAGAATCGATCACCGCTTTGAGATAGGGGCGTTCGGCACCATTCCACACATCGCTAAAGGAAGCCGTTACACCGCCCGTCGTGGAAGAATATAGGGCATCCACCAGTTCATTGTCGTAGGTGAGAACTAAACCTTTGGTGCGGGCGATCGCCTGATCGATGCGACTGGTACTGCCTTCGAGACCTTTATAAACTTGGCAATGGACAGTGGCACACATTTCGTAGTTATCAGCTTCAAACCGCCGCAAATTTCGGAGGGCATAGGTACGTGCAATAATCGTTTGGGCTTCCACCGCATTATTGGGAGCACTTTTACCAATTTCGTAAGGAACCACACCCCGCAAATAGGTCTCAATATTGACCTCATTCACTAACGAATAAGTACCATAGGCATTGGGCTGGAGTCTCAGGCGACCTGCAAACCGACTTTTCTTACCGCCGTCCTCTTGGATCTCAAATAAGTTATTGGCGGAGTATATGGATACATTGGAACGGTTATAACGGTATCCGCCCACTACAAAAGAGGCGATCGCCCGCTCCTTTAACACCTCAGAACTGAGATAAGGATTATTAAATCCTGCAGCTTTCAAATTCTCTAATAGCAACCGTCTAAGCAGTGGCGTATTGTATACATCCCGGTGGGCCCAAACCTGCCATCGTCCCGGCTGCGTAACTTCCACTTCGATCCCGCGCGATCGCCACTCTTTGGCGCTATCTTCCGCCGTTTCAAAGGTACCTTGGTCACTGAGGACAATATGTTCAGACAGTTCTGGTTGCTTGAGATCGCGAGCACCGAGGGTAAAAGTGATCTCATTCGCCTCTAAAATTTGGGGTTTGCCACCCGTCTCAATTTCAATCCTGAGACGATCGCCCTGCAGGCTACCGATGGTCAAAGTATCAGACTCTTCCTCACCAAAGCGTTGCACAATACCAACTTTGATCTCGACATCCTTCGCGGCAGTGGGCTGGGAAGATAACACAGAAAAACCCAGTAAACAACCCGCACCAAATAGTACAGCCTTCGACTGAAGCATTGGGTCAACTCCTACGGCGATCGCCTTTTATAAACCTAAAAAACAAGACGACAAAATTATCAAAACTATCCCACTACTTTACCATTTTCATCCAGTAGTACTTCGCCGCGAATCAGTCGCTCCGCCGCTTTCAGCAGATTATCTTCCACATAAGGCTTTGTGAAATAGGCTTTTGCACCACGATCAGCCGCAATCTTACGATGACGTTCAGCACCACGGGAGGTCAACATCGCAATCGGAATATGTTGTAAACCCTCATGTTCCTGCACACGATTTAGCAGCTCTAAACCATCAATACGTGGCATCTCAATGTCACAGAATGCCACATTAAAATCAGGATTCGCCAAAAGTTTATCTAACGCATCCTGACCATCCCGCGCCTTTTCCACCATATAGCCCGCATTTTGGAAGGTAATAGCAAGAAGTTCCCGCACCGTCACCGAGTCATCAATAATTAAAACCTTAAACGTTGCCTGTGTCCCAAAATCGTTATACACAGCCTGGGATGGAGGCGCAGTGTAATAGCTTTCTTCGACATTCGGCATCGGCTCCTCAACAGGCAGACCAGGCAACGAACTTTGGCTCATCAACTCAGATAACTCAAGCTCAGGTTCTTGCACCATCACATTCGCTGGACGAGTACTACCTGGCAGTAGCACTTCTCCTTCCCGCATCTTTAAGGCTGCATCCAGCAATGCCTCCTCCAGATATGGTTTCGTGAAGTAAGCACTCGCTCCTAACTGAGCGGCCATTTGACGGTGGCGATCGGCACCACGGGAGGTCAACATTGCCACCGGGATTTTCGCTAAATTCTCGTCCTTTTGGATGCGAGATAACAGCTCTAAACCATCAATACGTGGCATCTCAATATCACAGAACACCAAATCACAAGGCAAACCACCTCGTAATTTCTCCCAGGCTTCCTGACCATCCCGTGCCTGTTCCACACGATAACCAGCCTTCGTGAAACTGATCGATAACAATTCCCGTACAGTAATCGAATCATCCACAATCAGTACCATCGGCTCAGTTGCAAAACCTTGAGCTTCTTCATGGAAAGGTTGCGCCTCCTGCTGCCAAGATGAAGACTTACGAACACGACCTTGCGCCGCAAGTTCCAACAATTCGAGGACATCTGCTACAGGCATAATCGTGCCATCACCCAAAACCGTTGCCCCAGAAATACCTGCAGGTTTTGGAATTGGTCCTTCAATTTGTTTAATTACAATTTCTTGCTCACCGATCACCTGATCCACTTGTAACGCAAGTAAATTACCGGCACTGCGCAAAATAACAACTGGGATTTGATCAGGATCTGCTGCCCCACCATAAATAGATCCACGAGTGAGTCGCCGCTGGTGAGTTAACAGATTATTTAATGGATGTAGACGTAACCGTGAGTTGCGCCATGTAATGTATTTCCGCTCTTCCTGCACTTCGATTCGATCAGGCGTAAAGTCCTGCATATCTTCTACACCATCCATTGGCAGAGCAATACGAGCATGGCGGTTAAGACAGCAGAGCGCCTTACAAATATTGAGCGTGAGGGGTAGACGAATCGTGAAGTTTGTACCTCGTCCCATCACAGAATCAATCGTGATGGTGCCGCGAATCGCACCAAGAGCGGTGCGTACCACGTCCATCCCAACGCCCCGCCCCGCAAAGTCATCGGCTTTATCTTTCGTCGTAAAACCTGGATGGAAAATAAAGTCATAGATTTTTTGCTGAGGCATATTCCGGACTTGATCCGGTGTCGTGAGACGTTTCTCTAGCGCTTTACGGACAATCACCTCAGGATCAATGCCAGCACCATCATCACTAATCGCAATTACGATTTGGTTACCCTGCACAAAGGCTTTCAGAGAAATTTTACCGGTGGGAGACTTGCCGAGACGAGTACGAACATCAGGCCGCTCAATACCGTGGGTAATGGCGTTATTAATCAGATGGGTAAGCGGATCATAGAGTTGCTCTAGAATCATTTTGTCGATCAGAGCATCCCGTCCTTCGA from [Leptolyngbya] sp. PCC 7376 includes:
- a CDS encoding SpoIID/LytB domain-containing protein — encoded protein: MLQSKAVLFGAGCLLGFSVLSSQPTAAKDVEIKVGIVQRFGEEESDTLTIGSLQGDRLRIEIETGGKPQILEANEITFTLGARDLKQPELSEHIVLSDQGTFETAEDSAKEWRSRGIEVEVTQPGRWQVWAHRDVYNTPLLRRLLLENLKAAGFNNPYLSSEVLKERAIASFVVGGYRYNRSNVSIYSANNLFEIQEDGGKKSRFAGRLRLQPNAYGTYSLVNEVNIETYLRGVVPYEIGKSAPNNAVEAQTIIARTYALRNLRRFEADNYEMCATVHCQVYKGLEGSTSRIDQAIARTKGLVLTYDNELVDALYSSTTGGVTASFSDVWNGAERPYLKAVIDSPNQVWDLGSASLADEQTFRKFIALDEGFNETGRNVFRWERSATLAELATTLQKYLEKTQHPLEGIKSVQKLEIIRRSPSGRVLELDVTTDKGIVKLLKNEIRSALGPPRSTLFYLQPTKNAQQQITGYTFIGGGFGHGVGMSQYGSYNLANLGWSAAKILDFYYPGTTLQPLNDSIVFWEASD
- a CDS encoding response regulator, whose protein sequence is MSSNGNSSKQNLGSNFDDELSDLFGELGGDTDPDSTGEPSESLADELSDLFGADINPQATVPSIDNNLEQLLETQKEEEEDPTPALPDIAAAELTPESFDALFGDEGNSEPEGIDLDFARMTLTPEMEPPASEAEIESELDTLFGENNAADEEADENLDIFAETSEPETAEVVSGLESLFANSPSVEVEQELEADLDQYFSSRSTFPGEPSSSPAEPVAPEEPTPTPEPISVAPTTTYKPAIATYPDLDSLAAFIDQPATNPAANWQDLTMLVEGSQKTISPPESAVAAAIAAVPKKLSKEDIASARDTNFDDLVELLEKADIEMGGPPTVSTAPTAGRARQPKPKAFEQTMRIPVKQLDNLSNLMGELVVNRNSLEESQEKLRQFLDSLVGQVQRLSDIGGRMQDLYERSLLERSLLASRNQNDHRSNHRPNNSIDAKSTFSGSNGQDYDPLEMDQFTGFHLLSQEMIELIVRVRESSSDIEFLVDDTEQVARNLRQVSTQLQEGLTKSRMIPFSQAADRLMRPVRDISNKLHKKAVLDVEGRDALIDKMILEQLYDPLTHLINNAITHGIERPDVRTRLGKSPTGKISLKAFVQGNQIVIAISDDGAGIDPEVIVRKALEKRLTTPDQVRNMPQQKIYDFIFHPGFTTKDKADDFAGRGVGMDVVRTALGAIRGTITIDSVMGRGTNFTIRLPLTLNICKALCCLNRHARIALPMDGVEDMQDFTPDRIEVQEERKYITWRNSRLRLHPLNNLLTHQRRLTRGSIYGGAADPDQIPVVILRSAGNLLALQVDQVIGEQEIVIKQIEGPIPKPAGISGATVLGDGTIMPVADVLELLELAAQGRVRKSSSWQQEAQPFHEEAQGFATEPMVLIVDDSITVRELLSISFTKAGYRVEQARDGQEAWEKLRGGLPCDLVFCDIEMPRIDGLELLSRIQKDENLAKIPVAMLTSRGADRHRQMAAQLGASAYFTKPYLEEALLDAALKMREGEVLLPGSTRPANVMVQEPELELSELMSQSSLPGLPVEEPMPNVEESYYTAPPSQAVYNDFGTQATFKVLIIDDSVTVRELLAITFQNAGYMVEKARDGQDALDKLLANPDFNVAFCDIEMPRIDGLELLNRVQEHEGLQHIPIAMLTSRGAERHRKIAADRGAKAYFTKPYVEDNLLKAAERLIRGEVLLDENGKVVG